In Thermomicrobiales bacterium, a genomic segment contains:
- the trpE gene encoding anthranilate synthase component I has protein sequence MVQGTVAPMPKMGARGSVTPSLAEVETWLARQPKRPRFVPIYREVMADTETPVSAFVKIKREAPAFLLESVEGGQRVARYSFIGSEPFLDIVLDQGEATVTSEDAIRSERYTDPLTMLSSELAWYDSARMDDLPLPRFLGGAVGFLSYEAIRAFEPRVPEAAGPGRGFPIGRFMIVKSLLVFDNLERTVKVVSHLDLADNRPIADAYAEASREIDELISRLRAPLGEMPAGGGAVELALQDRMQSNTPIERYHQFIDVAREYIKAGDIFQVVLSQRVDVDTPAHPFTIYRALRAVNPSPYMFYLDFCDYQIVGASPELLVRLEEGVVTNHPIAGTRPRGATPDADAALAEELINDEKERAEHVMLVDLGRNDIGRVAKPGTVRVPRFMGIDRYSHVMHIVTHVEGDIRDDMTAFDALRACFPAGTVSGAPKVRAMEIIAEQEIDKRGPYSGAVGYIDFAGDMDTCIALRTLVYKDGIASLQAGGGIVADSTPEGEYAESYHKMGALIRAIELAERIEADERAFAAADAEMQS, from the coding sequence ATGGTCCAGGGTACTGTAGCGCCGATGCCGAAGATGGGAGCGCGTGGAAGCGTGACCCCGTCGCTCGCCGAGGTCGAAACCTGGTTGGCGCGCCAGCCGAAGCGGCCCCGGTTCGTGCCGATCTACCGTGAGGTCATGGCCGATACCGAAACCCCGGTTTCCGCCTTCGTGAAGATCAAGCGTGAGGCTCCTGCCTTCTTGCTGGAGAGTGTCGAGGGTGGTCAGCGCGTGGCGCGCTACTCGTTCATCGGTTCGGAGCCGTTCCTCGATATCGTGCTCGACCAGGGGGAGGCGACGGTCACATCCGAGGACGCTATTCGAAGCGAGCGCTACACCGATCCGCTCACCATGCTGAGTTCCGAGCTTGCCTGGTACGACTCGGCGCGCATGGACGATCTTCCGCTGCCACGGTTCCTGGGGGGAGCGGTCGGGTTCCTCTCCTACGAAGCCATTCGGGCCTTCGAGCCGCGTGTGCCAGAAGCTGCCGGTCCTGGCCGGGGTTTCCCGATCGGCCGATTCATGATCGTCAAGAGCCTGCTGGTATTCGACAATCTCGAACGCACTGTCAAAGTCGTGAGCCATCTCGACTTGGCGGACAACCGGCCCATAGCCGACGCCTACGCCGAGGCGAGCCGGGAGATCGACGAACTGATCAGCCGTTTGCGTGCCCCGCTTGGCGAAATGCCGGCCGGCGGAGGCGCGGTCGAGCTGGCGTTGCAAGACCGTATGCAGTCGAACACGCCAATCGAGAGATACCATCAGTTCATCGACGTCGCTCGTGAGTACATCAAGGCGGGCGACATCTTCCAGGTCGTCCTCTCGCAGCGTGTGGATGTCGACACGCCCGCGCATCCATTCACCATCTATCGCGCGTTGCGGGCGGTCAATCCGTCGCCATACATGTTTTATCTCGATTTCTGTGACTACCAGATCGTGGGAGCCTCACCAGAGCTGCTGGTGCGGCTCGAGGAAGGGGTGGTCACCAACCACCCAATCGCCGGCACCCGGCCGCGTGGCGCGACGCCAGACGCGGATGCCGCCCTGGCAGAGGAGCTCATCAACGACGAGAAGGAACGAGCCGAGCACGTCATGCTCGTCGATCTGGGGAGGAACGACATCGGTCGGGTAGCGAAGCCGGGAACGGTCCGGGTGCCGCGGTTCATGGGAATCGATCGCTATTCGCACGTCATGCACATCGTCACCCATGTCGAAGGCGATATCCGCGACGACATGACCGCATTCGATGCGCTGCGCGCGTGCTTTCCGGCCGGAACGGTATCGGGCGCGCCGAAAGTGCGCGCCATGGAGATCATCGCGGAGCAAGAAATCGACAAGCGCGGACCCTACTCGGGCGCAGTCGGCTATATCGACTTCGCGGGTGACATGGATACCTGCATCGCGTTGCGAACGCTCGTCTACAAGGACGGAATTGCCTCGCTGCAGGCGGGAGGCGGCATCGTGGCGGACAGCACGCCGGAAGGCGAGTACGCCGAGAGCTATCACAAGATGGGCGCGCTGATCCGCGCCATCGAACTGGCGGAACGAATCGAAGCGGACGAGCGGGCCTTCGCCGCCGCCGATGCGGAGATGCAGTCATGA